A window of the Virgibacillus pantothenticus genome harbors these coding sequences:
- a CDS encoding glycine betaine uptake BCCT transporter, translating to MKKVTRVFYISAIVAVLFIIWGIIPKDVLPNANLDNITNIIQSFLVDEFGWFYLLSATSFVIFAIYLIFSKYGNIKLGRPGDKPEYSYLTWFAMLFSAGMGIGLVFWGAAEPLSHFHDPPFGAEETNDAAKTAMQYSFFHWGVHPWAIYATIALALAYFKFRKQAPGVVSAVLEPLFGDRIKGALGTTIDFIVVFATVFGVSTSLGLGAIQISGGLSYVTGIESTITLQLIIIGIVTVLYMTSAMSGLNRGIKYLSNANLVLAVLLMLFVLFLGPTNFIMNYFTTTLGSYIQNLPSMSLRMTPFNEENSSWLNNWTFFYWAWWIAWAPFVGTFIARVSRGRTIREFVLGVLLVPTIFGALWFSVFGGSSIYLETFKGANVMQTINELGEETALFAVLEHFPIGTVISIIAILLICTFFITSADSATFVLGMQTTGGSLDPANSVKFIWGIIQSSAAAVLLWQGGLNALQTASIIAAFPFAIIMILVIFSLVKSFRQEAKELDLTGKRKS from the coding sequence GTGAAGAAAGTAACGCGAGTATTCTATATTTCAGCAATTGTCGCAGTACTATTCATTATTTGGGGAATAATTCCGAAAGACGTATTGCCAAATGCCAACTTAGATAACATCACGAATATAATTCAATCATTTCTTGTTGATGAGTTCGGTTGGTTTTACTTATTGAGTGCAACCTCGTTTGTTATTTTTGCGATCTATCTCATTTTTTCAAAATATGGCAATATCAAATTAGGTCGCCCCGGAGACAAACCAGAATACAGCTATTTAACATGGTTTGCTATGTTATTTAGTGCTGGTATGGGTATTGGTCTTGTATTTTGGGGAGCAGCTGAACCTTTATCTCATTTTCATGATCCACCTTTTGGAGCGGAAGAAACAAATGATGCTGCTAAAACAGCGATGCAATACAGCTTTTTCCATTGGGGAGTTCACCCTTGGGCTATATACGCTACAATTGCCTTAGCATTAGCATACTTTAAGTTTCGTAAACAAGCACCAGGAGTTGTAAGCGCCGTTCTTGAACCGTTGTTTGGTGATCGAATTAAAGGCGCTTTAGGAACAACGATTGATTTTATTGTTGTTTTTGCCACAGTATTTGGTGTATCTACTTCTCTCGGTTTGGGAGCCATTCAAATTAGCGGTGGACTTTCATACGTTACCGGGATCGAATCAACTATTACACTTCAATTAATCATCATTGGAATTGTTACCGTCTTATATATGACTTCAGCTATGTCCGGACTAAACAGAGGAATTAAATATTTAAGTAATGCCAACCTTGTTCTAGCCGTATTACTTATGCTATTTGTATTGTTCTTGGGTCCAACCAATTTTATAATGAACTACTTTACCACAACTTTAGGAAGTTATATTCAGAACCTTCCTAGTATGAGTCTGCGCATGACTCCATTTAACGAAGAAAATTCTTCATGGCTTAATAACTGGACATTCTTTTATTGGGCTTGGTGGATTGCTTGGGCACCATTTGTAGGAACGTTTATAGCAAGGGTTTCCCGAGGAAGGACAATAAGAGAATTTGTATTAGGCGTACTACTTGTACCTACTATATTTGGAGCGTTATGGTTCTCTGTATTTGGGGGATCATCTATCTATTTGGAAACATTCAAAGGTGCAAACGTTATGCAGACAATCAATGAGCTTGGAGAGGAAACAGCCTTGTTTGCTGTGTTGGAACACTTTCCAATTGGTACTGTAATATCAATTATTGCTATTTTACTGATTTGTACCTTTTTCATTACATCTGCGGACTCAGCAACCTTTGTCCTTGGAATGCAAACAACCGGAGGAAGCTTAGACCCTGCCAACTCAGTTAAATTTATATGGGGGATTATTCAATCAAGTGCTGCAGCAGTACTGCTATGGCAAGGTGGATTGAATGCATTACAAACCGCCTCAATTATAGCAGCTTTTCCTTTTGCCATTATCATGATTTTAGTCATTTTTTCGCTCGTAAAATCATTTAGGCAAGAGGCAAAGGAGCTTGATTTAACAGGCAAAAGAAAAAGCTAG